In Solanum lycopersicum chromosome 3, SLM_r2.1, the genomic stretch gattaagagaaagcagtttgctgatgagaagctgagccgaattcgagatatggtattgcgaggagaggctaaagtgGCAATAActgatgaggaaggcgttttgagaattaagggaagggtgtgtgtgccccgtgttgatgatttgattcatactattcttacagaggctcatagttcaaggtactctatacatcctggtgcaaccaagatgtatcgtgatctaaggCAAAAttattggtggagtagaatgaagtgtgacattgttggatttgttgcccaatgcctgAATtttcagcaggtaaagtatgaacattaGAGGACTGGAGGTACACTTTAGAGAATgaccattcctgaatggaagtggaaaAGAATTGCAAtagatttcgtggttggtcttcaaaagacattgggtaggtttgattttatttggataattgttgacaggttaactaagtcttctcacttcattccggtcaagagGACTTACAttgtagagaagttagccaaactctatatctcagaaattgttcgattgcatggagttccactttccatcatattagatagaggtacgcaatttacttctaagtatTGGAGAACATTACATGCTGAATTAGggactaggttggatcttagtactacatttcaccctcaaaccgatggtcagtctgatcgaacaattcaggtgttggagaatatgctttgtgcatgtgtgatagaattcggtggtcattgggataaattcttacccttagcagagttttcaaacaataatagctatcactcaagtactgatatggccccatttgaggcactgtatgggaggagatttaggtctcctattggttggtttgatgcatttgaggtgataccttggggtaccgatcttttgagggaatcgttagataatgTAAAATTCATTTAGGAGAAGCTTCAAGCAGAagagtaggcagaaagaatatgcaaatCGAAAGGTTAGTGACTTGGATTTTTTGGAGGGTGAaaaagtcttgctgaaggtttcacctatgaaaggtgtgatgcggtttggtaagcgaggtaagatTAGTCCGACGTATAtttgtccatttgaagttctgaagcgtgTGGAGGATGTGGCTTATGAATGGGCATTGCCTCAAGGGTtttcaggagtgcacccggtatttcatgtgtctatgctgaaaaaataccatcgtgatggaaattatattattcgttgggattcaattcttCTATATGAGAATCTGTCTTATAAGGAAGAGCctattgctattctagatagggaggTCCGCAAGTTGATATCAAAGGAggttgcatctatcaaggtttagtggaagaatcggccaattgaagagtccacttgggagaatgaggctgatatgcaatAAAGCTATCCACACCttttcacagattcaggtactctttctcgcccttgcttttcttcttgtgatcgttcgaggacgaatgatgggtaaataggtatttattgtaacaacctgtttagtcggttctagcagtagaattattttagataaaaactgactgggtcgacagacctcgtgacggaccgtcatggtcacgacggaccgtgatggacttcGTCGTCTCATACTGGTGAAATTTTTTTACAGCtcctctcttcattaccctcgacgacaagcaggacgaaccgtcataggcacgatggtccgtcgagtgtcttcgttccaaaacattTCAACTCTGTAATCAGGGTAcagagatcgactctctgaacttcacgacggactTGCAGcatggaccgtcgtagatacaaCGATCCGTCACAAGCTGTGTAACCCCGACTTTGTCAGACTTCCgctaaaatttttaaatgggtgttttggactattcataattattattatgaaattagtggggtaatttttataattgagttaattgggggttaaaggatataattttaaaatacatagttggttactttatcataattgattgtatgataattagggtaagaagaatctgtagaagaaaaataaaaagaatagaagtggagaacgagcgagagagagggAACAAAAGAAGAAAGCCAGCGACTTAGACTTCAGATCGAGAAGATTCATAGGCACTGAGGAAGGCAAAGGCATTGGAGAGGTCGCTTGCTTAAtttcgattcttcggtggaggtaggttatggtttatttctatgtgatagataaactctcaatagcgatcgatatgtatttagtgatattgtaaagtctcctatatacttgattgtgtggtttgtggttggcctagtATAAGGAGACTATTGGATTTCTATTCTTGAAAtgctctctattaaaatgacgccttgaataatgAAGGCTTAATGAATAAATAacgagataattggatcggagtgtcacgttccgacatggtattaggggatcggagtgtgacgttccgacacaaaatgtgatatgctcaaacttatttctcaaatgagaagtaaagcggtggcgtaaagtaaataacccaactagtgaggttgggatcgttcccacgaggaaaatagtctagacttaacttcaacttgttattactattgttcggttgatgacttccttagaaagtaaaagcataaaaaggggggtttgtatttcctaatgagtaaaaataactagcgaactttaaagagacacttaacaacttttaatgttgggttttaatcaattaattaaagtaactagggtttacgtgttccccacaggttcataacttgataattgtaACTATtacaattcttttctagtataTTGCaggcaaagtgataagttatgtatttctaaatccttggtccggcatctagaaaatctcacaccgcaccttggtccggctgcgtgtgttgctttcctatcCCTtgtctttacctcatattaagcatcgtattcgatatttgactaagttattacattgtaccaataaatactagcctattagatagtatacactaaatctattattcttttcctattatctacctccttggtccggcaagtaacATAAATGCGAGTTCTAAGGTTGAtgatccgttaaaaagacttctaagcgaaagaattattatacaagacactattctagaattgttattttagctagggtttatctcattattttcctatggttcccacaaccctagttatggagtttagttactcatagccataaacacaatattcaaatatgttaaataagaattcatgtacttacttcaatgagaaagaataaagtccgaaaatttgctttattaatcaccaaaaattacttgtaagaatctccaaaaatcaaacactcaaacacaagtctaataatatgatgtttaatatcacagagtctaacctcaaaaacaggtttttttgaactatttataaaaaataaaaacctaattaaacaaggattctaattactggaaatctgccaaaacgcgactgggtcgacggaccacgcgatggaccgtcgtggtcatgacggaccgtcgtggactccgtcgtcccatacttggtgtaatttcttctactgctttcttcattcccctcgacggcaagtgtgacggaccgtcataggcacaacggttcgtcgagggtctcgtttcaaaatacttcaactcttggaatcagggtactgggatcacttctctgatcttcacaatgaacctgcaggacggaccgtcatagccatgacggaccgtcacaagctttgtAATCCCACaattggtcagacttccccatcttccttcagcagcttctctacgctgccacctacggaccgtcacaagcaccacggaccgtcataagctccgtaggtggtctcttctgcatttttcgctcaaaatctccgcattcagctttggacaaatttcctgcaaaacaaagagaaacttatatcaaaattagcacaaaaaaggctttcggacatactaaacttaaagaaaaaagtattatatatatatatatatatgtatatatatatatataattgaaaggAGGCAAATAAACATGTAGATAGAAGATGATCAATACGTCACATTTTCAAAAGATCATTCAGGCTTATATAAAAGAGCAAgtaaattagaattttttttgatatctaataatgttattttcattaaaatttttgataccATCGATGGATTTTCAAACTCCAACATAATATTCACTAAAAGTGCTCATCTTATTGACTTTAAACAATGTGGGCAATATCAACAACAACCTTACTAATTTTGAAATAAGCGATAATAAGATTAGTACTTTCACTTACTATTTTATCAAGattcaaaaaattgatcaattacttatatataataCCACGTGATGAATATAATAGTTTTCCAATATGAACATCAAATTCACTTGCCTCTTGTATAAGCATGAACATGTTTTGAAATGTGACATATTACCACCTTCATTTACATAAAGTATTGATCAATATTATTAAAGAAAGGATGTTCATAATAATGAAATATCCCGATTATTTGTAAGTATCACAATTTGTTTTTATGAAGAAGCATTAACTTTCTTACCTCATATTGTAatcaaatcaattcattttcaagaaaaaatattatatgcaaattgaaatttatatgatatttgcaATGAGATATgaagtttaaattaaatatgctAAATATTGATCAACTTACCTAATGCTATGCTAGCATTTGAccatatattttcaattattttgggCAAAGtagtttttgttaatatttttccaTGTGTTTGACAACAAACATCTAAAATCTTTTTGCAAGtcatttgacttttaaaaaaaaaatatacatctcttgtatttttttaatatatatatatatatatatatatatatatatattttgtatttctaaataaaaacacTTACACTGAAAATATCATATACTTATACTTGCAATGAGTCATAGCCATACTGAATATATTAGTAAAGTTTTAAGTAAAGTTATTAATGACTGAAATTAGTCAATAGGATATACCAATTATATTAGTCATTTTTTCACACCTAAAGTATACaagttatttcatttttatttagttataatattttattatgtaatatTCAAAGGTGTGAACTAGTCATTATCAAAGTGCTTGAAAATCAAAAGATATATGATTGTCCCATCTAGTACTTATTAATGGTATAAGGTAACATATAACCggtaaattatttaaaatacacataaaattGACTTTATCACCacattatcaaaatatataggTAAAATGCATACATACCCCTCAACATATGCatgaaatctcagagatacaTTTATactacattgaatgtatgagtatgcgaggTGAAATGCTAAAAAATTCATATGGTTGAAAAGATTCTGAAAtaaacacttaccttgactcttCTCAACTAATGAATAAGTtaactgaaaataaaataatgaaacacATGTACTTTATGAGAATCTTATGAAAACAGTAAAAACATCTTAGTTCGTTAatgaaaatgcaataaaaaacttcactttactcctataataaatttttatattttttgtgagagattctctaactaaaaaccaccactatgagccaaATTAGTGATACATATTTCCCACACTACCAGAACATTCCAATACATTGTTGTCATATATAACTACTTAACTTTGTGCATCCACTagcttatgataaaaaaatcttaAGGAGTCATCAAATTAGTATGATCCTTtactacccatgatggctacattaTTTATGCACAATTGAGTTAGTACTAAATcgcatccccatatcggtgTGCAATACtacttcaaaaatattcttagcTCATGTGTTTGTAAGAATAAAACTCTTTCTTTGGCTTGATATGATAACTTAAAAGTTATCTTAAAAGATCTCTTGGAATAGATGTTCCCTCTCcttctcaaatgtgaaaacattttaaacttcttGGGAATACATATTtcccatatacttctttgaagaaatgaacttcaaaacattaatctttacttattttggaatttaagtcttaaaacaaagtaaaaacgTTTGTGAAAGTCTTTGACCTTATGTTCTTCCTCAAAATCAGAAATCTTGTCTTAGGAAAACTTGAGGTAATATGGTACATCTTAAGGATATGATGCGGAAGATGATGAGAATGTTCGATGCCACCAATGAGAATGTCAAGAAGATTAGGAATAACTAGTCTTGTATTGATCAAAAAGTTTATGCCCACGAAGTTCCAATAAGGCATCTTGAGCAAAAGTTTATGCAGTTTTCAACCATAGTTAACTCACTTCAACCTTGCCCTCTTGAAGAAACACTATCCATAATCAAAGTAATGACAAGAATTGTATAGTAGTAACTACTTGCGGTGGTAATCAAACCATTGATTCACCAATGTCGTCTGGGTGGAAAATGAGATTAGTCGATGATGATGTGTTTGAGAAGAGGAAAGAGGCCTAGAATGTGACACACAAAGAGG encodes the following:
- the LOC138347466 gene encoding uncharacterized protein → MGSLAHLQVSRRPLAREVKTLANDFMRVEVLEKGGFLACVEARSSFLDKIKRKQFADEKLSRIRDMVLRGEAKVAITDEEGVLRIKGRVCVPRVDDLIHTILTEAHSSRYSIHPGATKMYRDLRQNYWWSRMKCDIVGFVAQCLNFQQVKRSFKQKSRQKEYANRKVSDLDFLEGEKVLLKVSPMKGVMRFGKRGKISPTYICPFEVLKRVEDVAYEWALPQGFSGVHPVFHVSMLKKYHRDGNYIIRWDSILLYENLSYKEEPIAILDREVRKLISKEVASIKV